The Nitrospira defluvii genome contains the following window.
GGGTAAACGGCCGTGAAGCGACGTATCTGCCCATCACCCGGCAGGAAGGCGCCAACACGCTGGAAGTCACCGACGGCATTCGCGCCAAGCTCTCGAAACTCACAGAAATTCCAGCAGGCACCACCGTTAAATTTCTCTACGACCAGTCACTCTACATCCGCCAGGCCATCGCCAATCTGCAGAAAGAAGGCCTCCTCGGCGCCGGACTGGCCGGCCTGATGATTTTCATTTTCCTGGCGAGTGTCAAAGCGGCGCTCGTGGTCGGGCTGGCCATTCCCCTCTCGTTGACCGCCGCGCTGGTCGCACTCTACCTGACCGGCCAGAGCGTGAACCTGATGACGCTGGGCGGGTTGGCCCTGGTCATCGGCACCCTGCTGGACAACAACATCGTCGTACAGGAAAACCTGCACCGACACTTGGAGATGGGAAAAGACGGGCGTTCGGCGGCGGAAGACAGCGCCATGGAACTGACGCTTCCGATCCTGGTCGCGACGATCTGCATTCTCATTGTCTACCTGCCGATCATGTTTTTCACCGGCATCGTGAAGTATCTCTTCGTGCCCCTGGCCATGACGGTCGCCTTCGCCATGTTGGCCGACTATGTCGTCTCCATGTCGGTGACGCCGGTCGTGCTGGCCTGGCTGTACCAAGCCGGACATACCAAGTCTTCAGACCACGAGGCATCGGCCGACGAGGGATGGTTCCGGTATGTTCTCGCGATGTACGAACCGCTGTTGAGTGCCGGTGTGCGGTTCAAACCGGTTGTCATCGGCCTGGCTGCGCTCACTCTGGTTGCCACTGTGGTCTTTCTGCTGCCACGTCTCCACACCGAGTTCTTCCCCAAGGTGGACGCGGGCAATTTCACCATGTTGGTGATGGCGCCGGAGGGATCACGAATCGAAAAGACCACGGCCATCGTCGGTCACATCGAACAACTTGTGCACGACACCATCCCGAAGGACGATCTGGAAGAGGTCATTTCGAACACCGGACTCTACTACGGCGATGCAGCGCGGTTCGCCCCGAACACCGGCAACCATACCGCCTTTGTGCTGGTAAACCTGGTCACCGGCCACAAGGGGCACACAGAAGACTACATCGCGGACCTGCGCAAGCGGTTCAAGGGGTCATTGCCGGGCGTCGAGATCGCCTTTCAAACAGGCGGCATCATCAGCGATGTCTTGAACTTCGGCCTCAGAGCTCCCATCGACATTCAGGTCAAGGGTCCGAACCTCGATATCATCAGGCCGGTGGCGGAGCAGATCCAGCAGCGGGTCGCGCAGGTGCCCAACACGGTCGATGTGCGGATCAAGCAAGGCAAAAGTTATCCCGAATTGCACATCGATGTGGATCGGACAAAAGCCGCCTACTACGGCATCAATCAAAATCGCGTCGTGGTCGATGTCATCACCGGCATCAGCTCCAACCTGGCCCTCTCGCCGAACTATTGGCTGGATCCCAAAACCGCCAACGGGTATTTCCTGCTGGCGCAGTATCCCGAACAATCGCTCACGACCACGGAAGACCTGCTCAACATTCCGATCATCGGCGCGCGCACGCCGCTCCTGCCGACGGCCAGCCTCACGGGCGGCGGCATCCAGGGTTCGACGCTTGCGCTTCAGAACACGCCGTTTGCCGGGCGGCAAATGGAACTCACCAGCGGCTACTACGCGTCCGGCGACGACCGACGAGGCCCCCCGGTGATGCTGCGCGATGTGGCCTCGCTGAAATTTAAAACCGGTCCCGATTCGGTGGACCACTACGACTTATCCCGCCTGATCAACGTGCTGGTGACGCCGGTGGGGAACGATCTCGGTCGCGTGGCGAAGGATATCGAACAGGCGATGGCCGGCGTGCCTCTGCCGAAAGACGTCACGGTGCAACTGCGCGGCGAAGTGGCCAACATGCGCGGCGCGATTCAGAACTTCGCCCTGGCCCTCCCCCTCGCCGTGGTGCTGATCTACCTCGTGATGGTGGCGTTGTTCCGCTCATTCATTGACCCGCTCATCATCCTCGTGGCGGTCCCACTCGGCTGGATCGGCACTGTACTGACCCTGCACCTCACCAACACCTCGGTGAACGTCGAATCGATGATCGGCACGTTGATGATGATGGGCATCGTGGTGTCGAATAGTATTCTGCTCGTCGATTTTGCCAATCGTATGGTCCGCCATGGAGCGACCGCCGAGCATGCCGTCCTGGAAGCGGGGCGGCGGCGTATTCGCCCGATCCTCATGACGGCGCTGGCGACGATTCTCGGCCTGCTGCCGCTGGCTCTCGGCTTCGGCGAGGGCAATGAAACGATGGTGCCCCTGGCTCGTGCGGTCGTCGGCGGGTTGGCAGTCAGTACAATCATGACGCTGTTGGTGGTTCCCATCATGCACTCACTCGTGCTGATTCGCCGGGAACGTCCCCCGATGTCTTCGACCCCGCCCGCGACTCTGGAGGAAATTTAATGACCGAACAGGTAGTCCCGCCGCCCTTGGTGAAGCGCTCCAACCGTACACCGCTCTGGATCGCGACGGGTGTGCTTCTCATCGTGGCGATCGCCGGTTATCTTTTTTGGCAGGGAAATGAACCGGCGACCACCTCGTCTGTGGTGAAACCGGCTGGGACAGCGCAATCGGAAACACCGGCCGGCCCGACTCCCTCGGACGTGGATTCCACGCCGGTCGATGTCCAGGTGCTCAAACCCACGCGCCGCGACCTGGTGTATACCGTCAAGCTTCCCGCCAACGTCTCGCCGCTCTACCAGACGACGCTGTACGCGAAGGTCTCGGGTTATCTCAAATGGATCGGTCCGGACAAAGGCGACGCCGTCAAAAAAGACCAGGTCGTCGCCGTCATCGATGCCCCTGAGGTGGAGGAGCAGTACCAGCAGGCCGTGTCGGACTATAAGATCAAGAAGTTGACCTACGAGCGGCTCGCCAAGGTGTGGAACGAATCACCCGACGTGATTGCCAAACAGGACGTGGATGTGGCCGAAGCCTCCTACCAGGGGGCCAAACATCTCATGGAACAGCGTGCCGTGATGCGCGACTATACCAAGGTCCGCGCGCCCTATGACGGCATCGTCACCGCACGATTTGCCGATCCCGGCGCCCTCATTCAAATCGCCACGTCGTCGGCCACCACTGCTATTCCGCTGTTTACGATCATGGACCTCAACACGGTACGGGTCTACGCCAATGTTCCGCAGGACGATAGTCCCTGGATCGTCCCTGGCAAGACGGCAGCCACAGTAAAGGTCACTGAACTCCCCGGCCGCTCGTTTACGGGCACCGTCACCCGATCCACGCTGGCACTCGATCCGTCCACCCGCAGCCTGCTGGTGGAGGTAGATCTCCCCAACCCGGACCATGCACTCAGGCCCGGCACC
Protein-coding sequences here:
- a CDS encoding efflux RND transporter permease subunit produces the protein MLTRAALKNPYAVFAICMIALILGAVSYQKMRVDIFPEIKLPSILVTTFYRGLSPSEMEGAITLKMEQRFVEASYVEHIESQSLSGMSYIKVFFQPEYGIDSAQSELTSLAYSIIRLLPPGVYPPSVYKFGVSSLPVGYLSISSDTLGPKEIRDLAYFNVRNQIATIPGISFGPPLGGKVRQITVFLDQQRLLARGISPSDVVNALNQQSAIIPAGNIKIGDLDYYVYSNSLVDVVDKINDIPIKIVNGTPVLIRDIGTAADSAAVQTSIVRVNGREATYLPITRQEGANTLEVTDGIRAKLSKLTEIPAGTTVKFLYDQSLYIRQAIANLQKEGLLGAGLAGLMIFIFLASVKAALVVGLAIPLSLTAALVALYLTGQSVNLMTLGGLALVIGTLLDNNIVVQENLHRHLEMGKDGRSAAEDSAMELTLPILVATICILIVYLPIMFFTGIVKYLFVPLAMTVAFAMLADYVVSMSVTPVVLAWLYQAGHTKSSDHEASADEGWFRYVLAMYEPLLSAGVRFKPVVIGLAALTLVATVVFLLPRLHTEFFPKVDAGNFTMLVMAPEGSRIEKTTAIVGHIEQLVHDTIPKDDLEEVISNTGLYYGDAARFAPNTGNHTAFVLVNLVTGHKGHTEDYIADLRKRFKGSLPGVEIAFQTGGIISDVLNFGLRAPIDIQVKGPNLDIIRPVAEQIQQRVAQVPNTVDVRIKQGKSYPELHIDVDRTKAAYYGINQNRVVVDVITGISSNLALSPNYWLDPKTANGYFLLAQYPEQSLTTTEDLLNIPIIGARTPLLPTASLTGGGIQGSTLALQNTPFAGRQMELTSGYYASGDDRRGPPVMLRDVASLKFKTGPDSVDHYDLSRLINVLVTPVGNDLGRVAKDIEQAMAGVPLPKDVTVQLRGEVANMRGAIQNFALALPLAVVLIYLVMVALFRSFIDPLIILVAVPLGWIGTVLTLHLTNTSVNVESMIGTLMMMGIVVSNSILLVDFANRMVRHGATAEHAVLEAGRRRIRPILMTALATILGLLPLALGFGEGNETMVPLARAVVGGLAVSTIMTLLVVPIMHSLVLIRRERPPMSSTPPATLEEI
- a CDS encoding efflux RND transporter periplasmic adaptor subunit: MTEQVVPPPLVKRSNRTPLWIATGVLLIVAIAGYLFWQGNEPATTSSVVKPAGTAQSETPAGPTPSDVDSTPVDVQVLKPTRRDLVYTVKLPANVSPLYQTTLYAKVSGYLKWIGPDKGDAVKKDQVVAVIDAPEVEEQYQQAVSDYKIKKLTYERLAKVWNESPDVIAKQDVDVAEASYQGAKHLMEQRAVMRDYTKVRAPYDGIVTARFADPGALIQIATSSATTAIPLFTIMDLNTVRVYANVPQDDSPWIVPGKTAATVKVTELPGRSFTGTVTRSTLALDPSTRSLLVEVDLPNPDHALRPGTFAEVSLGLREIPQALVVPPQAVISTPKGKSLFIVEEGKAKSVTVQTGITDGRWMEITSGLRGDEDVVAVGKRRLLEGMPVQASPFNLPDAKPSQQKFERRAPGGTPPPPGNPVNGSTSKQGDHP